One window of the Capsicum annuum cultivar UCD-10X-F1 unplaced genomic scaffold, UCD10Xv1.1 ctg79807, whole genome shotgun sequence genome contains the following:
- the LOC124895088 gene encoding small ubiquitin-related modifier 2-like, with protein MEQPRNVNSILELTIQSQDGSKLFFRMKPNITMRTIFKYYCKEKQIIDYRTVHFVFDGQRISARMTVEEAGLKDSNQIDAVLDQDGGGYAL; from the exons aTGGAACAACCAAGAAATGTAAACTCAATATTAGAGCTCACAATTCAATCTCAG gatGGTTCAAAACTTTTCTTCCGCATGAAGCCTAATATAACTATGAGGACAATATTCAAATATTACTGTAAGGAAAAACAAATTATTGATTATCGAACAGTTCATTTTGTATTTGATGGTCAACGTATTTCAGCAAGAATGACTGTAGAAGAA gCTGGATTGAAAGATAGCAATCAAATCGATGCTGTGTTGGATCAAGATGGAGGAGGATATGCACTCTAA